From Musa acuminata AAA Group cultivar baxijiao chromosome BXJ3-8, Cavendish_Baxijiao_AAA, whole genome shotgun sequence, one genomic window encodes:
- the LOC135644303 gene encoding uncharacterized protein LOC135644303, translating to MAGCSSMTWMVAEKVSWYCALLLILLLVSNCCDPDEAAAPIRRYLPVNDRPCDEIYVVGEGETLQTIIDKCGDPFVLEENPHVQDFDDVFPGLVIKITPFTGN from the coding sequence ATGGCTGGCTGTTCCTCTATGACATGGATGGTTGCGGAGAAGGTCTCATGGTACTGCGCGCTGCTCTTGATTCTCTTGCTCGTTTCCAACTGCTGTGATCCGGACGAGGCCGCCGCGCCGATTCGGAGGTATCTGCCGGTGAACGACCGGCCCTGCGACGAGATATACGTGGTCGGAGAAGGAGAGACGCTTCAGACGATCATCGACAAGTGTGGCGACCCGTTCGTACTCGAGGAGAATCCTCACGTCCAAGACTTCGATGATGTATTCCCAGGTCTTGTCATCAAGATCACTCCCTTCACTGGAAACTAG
- the LOC103995646 gene encoding cytochrome P450 94C1, producing MEVEALRSHFSLLFFSFSISFVVFAVLVELLRIRPWWCNCAVCQAYVTSSWAADFDNLCDWYTHLLRTSPTRTVTVHVLGCTVTANPENVEHMLKTRFDNYPKGKPFATILGDLLGRGIFNVDGDLWRFQRKMASTELGSAAVRAFASRTVAAEVGGRLLPLLDVACECGRVLDLQDVFQRFAFDNICKISFGLDPGCLELSLSLSEFAAAFDKATRLSARRATHTIPLIWKAKRLFNWGSERELREAIGLVDLLAKEVILQRRKLGFASDQDLLSRFMGCVDNDKYLRDIVVSFMLAGRDTVASALTSFFMLLSRHPAACTTIRDEVELIVGNSQALPSCDQLRKMHYLNAAVCESMRLYPPVQFDSKFCLDDDVLPDGTFVRKGTRMTYHVYAMGRMEDLWGSDWAEFRPERWLRHTGAFTPESPFKYPVFQGGLRVCLGKEMALMEMKSVIASVVREFDVEVIEGNRPPKFAPGLTAIFSGGLAVRVHRRKGSASRTGLDARTQALRWY from the coding sequence ATGGAAGTGGAAGCCCTTCGGTCTCACTTCTCCCTGCTCTTTTTCTCCTTCTCCATCTCCTTTGTGGTCTTCGCTGTGTTGGTGGAGCTCTTGAGGATCCGGCCATGGTGGTGTAACTGCGCCGTCTGCCAGGCGTACGTGACGTCGTCGTGGGCTGCGGACTTCGACAACCTCTGTGACTGGTATACGCACCTCCTCCGGACGTCGCCCACGCGGACGGTCACGGTCCACGTGCTCGGCTGCACCGTCACCGCCAACCCCGAGAACGTCGAACACATGCTCAAGACCCGCTTCGACAACTACCCCAAGGGGAAGCCCTTCGCCACTATCCTCGGCGACCTCCTTGGCCGCGGCATCTTTAACGTCGACGGTGACCTCTGGCGGTTCCAGCGCAAGATGGCGAGCACCGAGCTCGGCAGCGCCGCGGTCCGCGCCTTTGCGTCGCGGACCGTTGCCGCCGAGGTCGGCGGCCGCCTGCTCCCCCTCCTCGATGTGGCGTGCGAGTGCGGTCGGGTTCTCGACCTGCAGGACGTGTTCCAGAGGTTTGCGTTCGACAACATATGCAAGATCTCGTTCGGGCTCGACCCCGGCTGTCTCGAGCTGTCGCTGTCCTTGTCGGAGTTCGCGGCGGCCTTCGACAAAGCCACGAGACTATCGGCGCGGCGCGCGACGCACACCATCCCGTTGATATGGAAGGCCAAGCGGCTCTTCAACTGGGGGTCGGAGAGAGAGCTCCGGGAGGCGATCGGGCTAGTAGATCTCCTGGCCAAGGAAGTCATCCTCCAGAGAAGGAAGCTTGGTTTCGCGTCGGACCAGGATCTCCTGTCCCGGTTCATGGGCTGCGTGGACAACGACAAGTACCTCCGCGACATCGTCGTCAGCTTCATGTTGGCCGGCCGGGATACCGTCGCGTCCGCTCTGACAAGCTTCTTCATGCTTCTATCCCGGCACCCGGCGGCATGTACCACCATCCGCGACGAGGTCGAGCTCATTGTCGGGAACAGCCAAGCGCTCCCGAGCTGCGACCAACTGAGGAAGATGCACTATTTGAACGCGGCCGTATGCGAGAGCATGCGTCTGTACCCGCCGGTGCAGTTTGACTCCAAGTTTTGCCTCGACGACGACGTGCTTCCGGACGGCACCTTCGTGAGGAAGGGGACGAGGATGACGTACCACGTCTACGCCATGGGGCGGATGGAGGATCTGTGGGGGAGCGACTGGGCCGAGTTCCGGCCAGAGCGGTGGCTCCGTCACACCGGCGCATTCACACCCGAGAGCCCGTTCAAGTACCCGGTCTTCCAGGGTGGCCTTCGCGTCTGCCTCGGCAAGGAGATGGCGCTGATGGAGATGAAGAGCGTGATCGCGTCCGTCGTCCGCGAATTCGACGTCGAAGTTATCGAAGGTAACCGTCCGCCGAAGTTCGCACCCGGCCTCACGGCCATCTTCAGCGGAGGGCTCGCCGTCAGAGTCCACCGGAGAAAGGGTAGTGCCTCTCGCACAGGCTTAGATGCACGAACACAAGCTCTACGCTGGTACTAA
- the LOC135645282 gene encoding arogenate dehydratase/prephenate dehydratase 6, chloroplastic-like yields MSPMAATMLSSAPKHVFSPTIPPPDHQAAPPTAIPKHRPAIRRVFSTALRPTVRSIYLPDSSSASPFHDAVGSSRSDWQTNFAILASKASSYSSSPSSSSKDGAASSESTNGNDGNQYHLVSPPSVNGPNQSSATLDLVPVTNLPRPLSISYLSPAPKHGSRLRVAYQGVPGAYSEAAAGKAYPNCEAIPCDQFEVAFQAVELWIADSAVLPVENSLGGSIHRNYDLLLRHRLHIVGEVQLPVHHCLLALPGVRKEQLTRVISHPQALSQCELTLTEMGLSVVREAFDDTAGAAEYVANNGLRDTAAIASARAAELYGMQVLADGIQDDSGNVTRFVMLARDPIIPRTDRPFKTSIVFAHDREGTSVLFKVLSAFAFRDINLTKIESRPHRHQPLRLVDDANVGTAKHFEYMFYIDFEASMAETRAQNALAEVQEYTSFLRVLGSYPMDMTPWAASSTTNSSASS; encoded by the coding sequence ATGTCACCAATGGCGGCGACCATGCTTTCTTCTGCGCCAAAGCATGTCTTTAGTCCCACCATCCCGCCGCCGGACCACCAGGCAGCTCCTCCTACAGCGATCCCCAAGCACCGCCCGGCCATCCGGCGTGTCTTCTCTACCGCCCTCCGCCCCACCGTTCGATCCATCTACCTACCggactcctcctccgcctccccctTCCACGACGCTGTCGGCTCCAGCCGCTCAGACTGGCAGACCAACTTCGCCATTCTCGCCAGCAAGGCCTCTTcctactcctcttctccttcatctTCCAGTAAGGACGGCGCCGCTTCCAGTGAATCCACCAATGGCAACGATGGTAACCAGTACCACTTGGTGAGCCCTCCTTCTGTTAACGGCCCGAATCAGAGCTCGGCGACTCTCGACCTGGTGCCGGTGACCAACCTTCCCCGGCCGCTCTCCATCTCCTACCTCTCGCCGGCCCCGAAGCATGGGTCCCGGCTCCGCGTGGCGTACCAGGGCGTCCCGGGGGCATACAGCGAGGCGGCGGCAGGCAAGGCCTACCCCAACTGCGAGGCCATCCCCTGCGACCAGTTCGAGGTGGCCTTCCAGGCGGTGGAGCTCTGGATCGCGGACAGCGCCGTCCTCCCGGTGGAGAACTCCCTCGGCGGCAGTATCCACCGCAACTATGACCTTCTCCTGCGCCATCGGCTCCACATCGTGGGCGAGGTTCAGCTCCCCGTCCACCACTGCCTCCTCGCCCTCCCGGGCGTGCGCAAGGAGCAGCTGACCCGGGTGATTAGCCACCCTCAGGCGCTCTCCCAGTGCGAACTGACGCTGACGGAAATGGGCCTCAGCGTGGTGCGGGAGGCCTTCGACGACACGGCAGGCGCCGCCGAGTACGTGGCCAACAACGGCCTCCGTGACACGGCGGCCATCGCGTCGGCGAGGGCCGCGGAGCTGTACGGGATGCAGGTGCTAGCCGACGGCATCCAGGACGACAGCGGGAACGTGACGCGCTTCGTGATGCTGGCGCGGGATCCCATCATCCCACGCACTGATCGCCCCTTCAAGACCAGCATTGTCTTCGCCCACGATCGGGAAGGCACGTCCGTCCTCTTCAAGGTGCTCTCCGCCTTCGCCTTCCGGGACATCAACCTGACCAAGATCGAGAGCCGGCCGCACCGCCACCAGCCGCTGCGCCTGGTGGACGACGCCAACGTCGGCACCGCCAAGCACTTCGAGTACATGTTCTACATCGATTTCGAGGCGTCCATGGCGGAGACCCGAGCGCAGAACGCCCTCGCGGAGGTCCAGGAGTACACCTCCTTCCTCCGCGTCCTCGGCAGCTACCCCATGGACATGACCCCCTGGGCGGCATCGTCCACCACCAACTCCTCGGCGTCGTCTTGA